One genomic region from Amycolatopsis sp. FBCC-B4732 encodes:
- a CDS encoding FAD-dependent monooxygenase, whose translation MRILVSGASIAGPVLAYWLSRHGFDVTVVERAPALRKTGGHAVDLFRPAMDITEKMGVLPRVEALKTGTTRMTLHREGVRRPARVDLSKIFQATSDRHVEIMRDDLGEIYYDAGRDDVEYLFGDSVTALSPDGDVTFEHAAPRRFDIVVGADGLHSNIRRLVFGEEAGLTRFIGAYLAVLSLPDTLGLDGETVMHLGAGRTAGIYSARHLDDARAVFLFRRDEELGYHHRDVLRQKELLREAYAGMHPQVDEWLAGLDGPGPFYFDSITQLRLDTWSRGRVTLVGDAGYCPGPAVGGSTSLAVLGAYVLAGELAAAGGDHERAFAAYEQEMGELVRKSRAFAVGAARSLIPASRAGVWALTTGGRLISALPAGVSRAVAKLNTGGVRMHDSMPVKDYEVAPVA comes from the coding sequence ATGCGGATCCTCGTCTCCGGCGCGAGCATCGCCGGCCCCGTGCTGGCGTATTGGCTCAGCCGTCACGGCTTCGACGTCACCGTCGTCGAACGCGCCCCGGCGCTGCGCAAGACCGGCGGCCACGCGGTCGACCTGTTCCGGCCCGCCATGGACATCACCGAGAAGATGGGCGTGCTGCCCCGCGTGGAAGCGCTCAAGACCGGCACCACCCGGATGACCCTGCACCGCGAAGGCGTCCGCCGGCCGGCGCGGGTGGACCTGTCGAAGATCTTCCAGGCCACCTCCGACCGGCACGTCGAGATCATGCGCGACGACCTCGGCGAGATCTACTACGACGCCGGCCGTGACGACGTCGAGTACCTCTTCGGCGACTCCGTCACCGCCCTCTCCCCCGACGGCGACGTCACGTTCGAGCACGCCGCGCCCCGCCGCTTCGACATCGTCGTCGGCGCCGACGGGCTGCACTCGAACATCCGCCGCCTGGTCTTCGGCGAGGAGGCCGGGCTGACCCGGTTCATCGGGGCGTACCTGGCGGTGCTGTCCCTGCCGGACACCCTCGGCCTCGACGGCGAGACGGTGATGCACCTCGGCGCCGGCCGCACCGCGGGCATCTACAGCGCCCGCCACCTCGACGACGCCCGCGCGGTGTTCCTGTTCCGCCGCGACGAGGAGCTCGGCTACCACCACCGCGACGTCCTGCGGCAGAAAGAACTGCTGCGCGAGGCGTACGCCGGGATGCACCCGCAGGTCGACGAGTGGCTCGCCGGACTGGACGGGCCGGGCCCGTTCTACTTCGACTCGATCACCCAGCTGCGGCTGGACACCTGGTCACGTGGCCGCGTCACCCTCGTCGGTGACGCGGGCTACTGCCCCGGCCCGGCGGTCGGCGGCAGCACGAGCCTGGCGGTGCTCGGCGCGTACGTCCTGGCCGGCGAGCTGGCCGCGGCGGGCGGCGACCACGAACGCGCGTTCGCCGCCTACGAACAGGAGATGGGCGAGCTGGTCCGCAAGAGCCGCGCCTTCGCCGTCGGGGCGGCCCGGAGCCTGATCCCGGCGTCGCGGGCGGGGGTCTGGGCGCTGACCACCGGCGGCCGGCTGATCTCGGCCCTGCCGGCCGGGGTGAGCCGCGCGGTCGCGAAGCTCAACACCGGCGGTGTGCGGATGCACGACTCGATGCCGGTCAAGGACTACGAGGTCGCCCCGGTGGCCTGA
- a CDS encoding SWIM zinc finger family protein, whose protein sequence is MTDDRVRGFPAFGAAGHLARSWWGRAWVRAMEDTALDLRQLKKGRRYAAAGLVGPITVSPGRIAAVVDDADGGPYRTELRLAELSDVDWTRFFDRVASRAGHLAALLDRDMPHDLVEAADDAGVHLLPVIGDLDPECDCPGWELPCRHAAALSFQASWLLDADPFVLLLMRGRGEREIREELESRLAPVVSAVAAADRTPGPLPELDAFRPSGSPSIPAAPGVPAEVFALLAANASAQARAVLAGEPWPGRRPDAVRLAAEFPAVAERLGTGEEFDRAVAAWTFGGRDGLEVLDSAWTPPKPVLAAARAALADEAPVFERNHCTIGALQLRLDRRGRWHPYRLDGDTWWPSGPPEPDPGLLTG, encoded by the coding sequence ATGACCGACGACCGGGTGCGCGGGTTTCCCGCGTTCGGGGCGGCCGGGCACCTCGCCCGTTCGTGGTGGGGACGGGCGTGGGTGCGCGCGATGGAGGACACCGCGCTGGACCTGCGGCAGCTGAAGAAGGGCCGCCGGTACGCCGCGGCCGGGCTGGTCGGGCCGATCACGGTGAGCCCGGGCCGGATCGCGGCGGTGGTCGACGACGCCGACGGCGGCCCGTACCGCACGGAGCTGCGGCTGGCCGAGCTGTCCGACGTCGACTGGACGCGGTTCTTCGACCGGGTCGCCTCGCGAGCGGGGCACCTGGCGGCGCTGCTGGACCGGGACATGCCGCACGACCTGGTCGAGGCGGCCGACGACGCCGGCGTGCACCTGCTGCCGGTGATCGGCGACCTCGACCCGGAGTGCGACTGCCCGGGCTGGGAACTGCCGTGCCGGCACGCGGCGGCGTTGTCGTTCCAGGCGTCGTGGCTGCTGGACGCGGACCCGTTCGTGCTGCTGCTGATGCGCGGGCGGGGTGAGCGGGAGATCCGGGAGGAGCTGGAGAGCCGGCTGGCGCCGGTGGTGTCCGCGGTCGCCGCGGCGGACCGGACACCGGGGCCGCTGCCGGAGCTGGACGCGTTCCGGCCCTCGGGGTCGCCGTCGATCCCGGCGGCGCCGGGGGTGCCCGCGGAGGTGTTCGCGCTGCTGGCGGCCAACGCTTCGGCGCAGGCCCGGGCGGTGCTGGCGGGCGAGCCGTGGCCGGGACGGCGCCCCGACGCGGTGCGGCTGGCGGCGGAGTTCCCCGCCGTGGCGGAGCGGCTGGGCACGGGTGAAGAGTTCGACCGGGCGGTCGCGGCGTGGACCTTCGGCGGCCGGGACGGGCTGGAGGTCCTGGACTCGGCGTGGACCCCGCCGAAGCCGGTGCTGGCGGCCGCGCGGGCCGCACTCGCCGACGAGGCCCCGGTGTTCGAGCGCAACCACTGCACGATCGGCGCGCTCCAGCTGCGGCTGGACCGCCGCGGCCGGTGGCACCCGTACCGCCTCGACGGCGACACCTGGTGGCCCTCGGGCCCGCCGGAGCCGGATCCGGGATTGCTCACGGGCTGA
- a CDS encoding DEAD/DEAH box helicase translates to MDGLGELLGEPGGFWATAATAALRLVAAGRLLPGVTAGGYDAWRVGPLEPAEAAWLRDLAAAMPPDERAPEPLLRAFLDAVADTLPRTPAAAKAAGTRLFAAVAPQRAEPLRDWADELAAGLDSGIRVSLRIEAPGGFDAGRYRAVVQVHSLAEPGQLADAAELWEAGRFGPRARIDVVLALRRGAQVWPALSPLLTSAVPDELALGEDEVTELVAAAAPRLAAAGIEVHWPAELAGALTARAVVRSGDVPGDLPSFFGGGRALEFDWQLALGGEVLTEAELDELAEARRAVVRLRDRWVLVDPALAAKARERVLKPLTPVDALGAVLTGTTEVDGEVVEVVTEGWLARLRERLSAPPEPEVPPAGLAAQLRDYQLRGLQWLATVTGLGLGGCLADDMGLGKTVTLIALHLHRASGPTLVVCPASLLGNWEREIRRFAPGVPVRRFHGSARSLEELDGFVLTTYGTLRTDPAPLAGVRWGLLVADEAQHVKNHRSGTAKALRLVPAAARVALTGTPVENTLSELWAILDWSAPGLLGSLAEFRERWAKPIEAGDPAAAERLSRLLRPFLLRRRKSDPGIAPELPPKTETDRPVALSPDQVALYEAVVRELMADIAASDGMARRGRIVKLLTALKQICNHPAQYLKEPGGRSGKVELLDELLDTILAEGGAVLVFTQYVAMARLLEKHLAGRGIATQLLHGGTPVPRREELVARFQEGAVPVFLLSLKAAGTGLNLTRADHVVHFDRWWNPAVEDQATDRAYRIGQTKPVQVHRLVAEGTVEDRIAAMLREKRALADAVLAGGEAALTELSDTELAELVELRSRG, encoded by the coding sequence GTGGACGGACTCGGGGAACTGCTGGGCGAGCCGGGCGGGTTCTGGGCGACCGCGGCGACGGCGGCGCTGCGGCTGGTCGCCGCGGGACGGCTGCTGCCTGGGGTGACCGCGGGCGGGTACGACGCCTGGCGCGTCGGCCCGCTGGAACCGGCCGAAGCCGCGTGGCTGCGCGACCTCGCGGCCGCGATGCCGCCGGACGAACGCGCTCCGGAGCCGCTGCTGCGGGCCTTCCTCGACGCCGTCGCCGACACGCTGCCCCGCACGCCCGCCGCGGCGAAGGCGGCCGGGACGAGGTTGTTCGCCGCGGTCGCCCCGCAGCGGGCCGAGCCGCTGCGCGACTGGGCCGACGAGCTGGCCGCGGGCCTGGACTCCGGCATCCGCGTCTCGCTGCGGATCGAGGCACCCGGCGGGTTCGACGCCGGGCGCTACCGCGCGGTGGTGCAGGTGCACAGCCTGGCCGAGCCCGGGCAGCTCGCCGACGCGGCGGAGCTGTGGGAGGCCGGCCGGTTCGGGCCGCGGGCGCGCATCGACGTCGTGCTGGCGTTGCGGCGGGGTGCGCAGGTCTGGCCGGCGCTGAGCCCGCTGCTGACCTCGGCGGTGCCGGACGAGCTGGCGCTGGGCGAAGACGAGGTGACCGAGCTGGTCGCGGCCGCGGCCCCGCGGCTGGCGGCCGCCGGCATCGAGGTGCACTGGCCGGCCGAGCTCGCCGGAGCGCTGACCGCGCGAGCCGTGGTCCGCTCCGGTGACGTACCGGGCGACCTGCCGTCGTTCTTCGGCGGCGGGCGCGCGCTGGAGTTCGACTGGCAGCTCGCGTTGGGCGGGGAGGTGCTGACCGAGGCGGAGCTGGACGAGCTCGCCGAGGCGCGCCGGGCGGTGGTGCGGCTGCGTGACCGGTGGGTGCTGGTCGATCCGGCGCTGGCGGCGAAGGCGCGGGAGCGGGTGCTGAAGCCGCTGACCCCGGTCGACGCGCTCGGTGCGGTGCTGACCGGCACCACCGAGGTCGACGGCGAAGTGGTCGAGGTCGTCACCGAGGGCTGGCTGGCGCGGCTGCGGGAACGGCTGTCCGCGCCACCGGAACCCGAGGTGCCCCCGGCCGGGCTCGCTGCCCAGCTGCGGGACTACCAGCTGCGCGGGCTGCAGTGGCTGGCCACCGTCACCGGGCTGGGTCTCGGCGGGTGCCTGGCCGACGACATGGGCCTGGGCAAGACGGTCACGCTGATCGCGCTGCACCTGCACCGCGCTTCGGGGCCGACGTTGGTGGTGTGCCCGGCGTCGCTGCTGGGCAACTGGGAACGCGAAATCCGCCGGTTCGCGCCCGGGGTGCCGGTGCGGCGCTTCCACGGCAGCGCCCGCTCGCTCGAGGAGCTCGACGGGTTCGTGCTGACGACCTACGGCACGCTGCGCACCGATCCGGCGCCGCTGGCCGGGGTGCGGTGGGGGCTGCTGGTCGCCGACGAGGCCCAGCACGTGAAGAACCACCGTTCGGGCACGGCGAAGGCGTTGCGGCTGGTGCCGGCGGCGGCGCGGGTGGCGCTGACCGGCACGCCGGTGGAGAACACGCTCTCGGAGCTGTGGGCGATCCTGGACTGGTCGGCACCGGGGCTGCTGGGGTCGCTGGCGGAGTTCCGGGAGCGCTGGGCGAAGCCGATCGAGGCCGGGGACCCGGCGGCGGCCGAGCGGCTTTCGCGGTTGCTGCGGCCGTTCCTGCTGCGGCGGCGCAAGTCCGATCCCGGGATCGCGCCCGAGCTGCCGCCGAAGACCGAGACCGACCGGCCGGTGGCGCTGAGCCCCGACCAGGTGGCGTTGTACGAGGCGGTCGTGCGGGAGCTGATGGCCGACATCGCCGCCAGCGACGGGATGGCGCGGCGCGGGCGGATCGTGAAGCTGCTGACCGCGCTCAAGCAGATCTGCAACCACCCGGCGCAGTACCTCAAGGAGCCGGGTGGCCGCTCGGGCAAGGTGGAGCTGCTCGACGAGCTGCTGGACACGATCCTCGCCGAAGGGGGCGCGGTGCTGGTGTTCACCCAGTACGTCGCCATGGCGCGGCTGCTGGAGAAGCACCTGGCCGGGCGCGGGATCGCGACGCAGCTGCTGCACGGCGGCACGCCGGTGCCCCGGCGCGAGGAGCTGGTGGCGCGGTTCCAGGAGGGTGCGGTGCCGGTGTTCCTGCTGTCGCTGAAGGCGGCCGGGACGGGGCTGAACCTGACCCGCGCCGACCACGTCGTGCACTTCGACCGCTGGTGGAACCCGGCGGTGGAGGACCAGGCGACCGACCGGGCGTACCGGATCGGGCAGACGAAACCGGTGCAGGTGCACCGGCTCGTCGCCGAGGGCACGGTCGAGGACCGGATCGCGGCGATGCTGCGGGAGAAGCGGGCGCTGGCGGACGCGGTGCTGGCCGGTGGCGAGGCGGCGTTGACGGAACTGTCGGACACCGAGCTCGCGGAGCTCGTCGAACTGAGGAGCCGCGGATGA
- a CDS encoding ABC transporter permease — MRWALADGWTLTQRYLAQLARRPARLATVVAFPILMVLIFAYLLGGGMSVPGGGSYREFLMPGMFAMTMAFGLSGTMIAVLDDAAKGVTDRFRSLPMSPSAVLTGRVAADLANAVLALVVLLGCGFAVGWRPHGSLGETLAAVGLLLLLRTALVWAGIYLGLLTSDPSMVTLAQTLEFPFGFLSSAFVATATMPAWLGTVAEWNPLSSTVTAARVLFGNPGAAGTSWVSAHPVLMALVWPLVLLAVFVPLSVRRYERLGN, encoded by the coding sequence ATGAGGTGGGCACTGGCCGACGGCTGGACGCTGACCCAGCGCTACCTGGCGCAGCTGGCGCGGCGCCCGGCCCGGCTGGCCACCGTGGTGGCGTTCCCGATCCTGATGGTGCTGATCTTCGCCTACCTGCTCGGCGGCGGGATGAGCGTGCCCGGCGGCGGCTCCTACCGGGAGTTCCTGATGCCGGGGATGTTCGCGATGACGATGGCCTTCGGGTTGTCCGGGACGATGATCGCGGTCTTGGACGACGCGGCCAAGGGGGTCACCGACCGGTTCCGGTCGCTGCCGATGTCGCCGTCGGCGGTGCTCACCGGGCGGGTGGCCGCGGACCTGGCGAACGCGGTGCTGGCGCTGGTGGTGCTGCTGGGCTGCGGGTTCGCCGTGGGCTGGCGCCCGCACGGCTCGCTCGGCGAGACGCTGGCCGCGGTCGGGTTGCTGCTCCTGCTGCGGACGGCGCTGGTGTGGGCGGGGATCTACCTGGGGCTGCTGACGTCGGACCCGTCGATGGTGACGCTCGCGCAGACCCTGGAGTTCCCGTTCGGGTTCCTCTCCAGCGCGTTCGTGGCGACGGCGACGATGCCGGCGTGGCTGGGAACCGTGGCGGAGTGGAACCCGTTGTCCTCGACGGTGACCGCCGCGCGGGTGCTGTTCGGCAACCCCGGCGCGGCCGGGACGTCCTGGGTGAGCGCGCACCCGGTGCTGATGGCGCTCGTCTGGCCGCTGGTGCTGCTCGCGGTCTTCGTGCCGCTGTCCGTGCGCCGATACGAGAGGCTGGGGAACTGA
- a CDS encoding ATP-binding cassette domain-containing protein → MTSQIHAEGLRKRYGDAYALDGFDLSVPAGTLCGLLGPNGAGKTTAVRVLSTLLRHDGGVARIAGFDVATEPAKVRSMIGLVGQQAAVDEILSGRQNLVLFGRLHHLGRREAARRADDLLERFGLAETGPKPVSAYSGGMRRRLDLAASLLAAPRVLFLDEPTTGLDPRSRLEVWRAVRSLVADGTTVLLTTQYLEEADQLADRISLVEHGRVVAEGTPAELKGSLGATRIELAVTDPAALGPAAALLARVTGAEPVTEELRVSAPAEPSMLTGVVRELAASELAFADVALRHPTLDEVFLELTGVAR, encoded by the coding sequence ATGACTTCGCAGATCCATGCCGAGGGGCTCCGCAAGCGCTACGGCGACGCGTACGCCCTCGACGGGTTCGATCTGTCCGTTCCGGCGGGCACCCTGTGCGGCCTGCTGGGGCCGAACGGCGCGGGCAAGACGACAGCGGTGCGCGTGCTGTCCACGCTGTTGCGCCACGACGGCGGCGTCGCCCGGATCGCCGGCTTCGACGTCGCCACCGAACCGGCGAAGGTGCGGTCGATGATCGGGCTGGTCGGCCAGCAGGCCGCGGTCGACGAAATCCTGTCCGGGCGGCAGAACCTCGTGCTGTTCGGCCGGCTGCACCACCTGGGCCGCCGCGAAGCCGCCCGCCGGGCCGACGACCTGCTGGAGCGCTTCGGTCTCGCCGAGACCGGGCCGAAGCCGGTGTCGGCCTACTCGGGCGGGATGCGCCGCCGTCTCGACCTGGCCGCTTCGCTGCTGGCGGCACCGCGGGTGCTGTTCCTCGACGAGCCGACGACCGGGCTGGACCCGCGCAGCCGCCTCGAGGTCTGGCGGGCGGTGCGCTCGCTGGTCGCCGATGGCACGACCGTGCTGCTCACGACCCAGTACCTGGAGGAGGCCGACCAGCTGGCCGACCGGATCTCGCTGGTCGAACACGGGCGCGTCGTCGCCGAAGGGACACCGGCGGAGCTGAAGGGCTCGCTGGGGGCGACGCGGATCGAGCTGGCGGTGACCGATCCGGCCGCGCTCGGCCCGGCGGCGGCGCTGCTGGCCCGGGTCACCGGCGCCGAACCGGTCACCGAGGAGCTGCGGGTGAGCGCGCCGGCCGAGCCGTCGATGCTGACCGGCGTCGTGCGGGAGCTGGCGGCGTCGGAGCTGGCGTTCGCCGACGTGGCGCTGCGGCACCCGACGCTCGACGAGGTGTTCTTGGAGCTGACGGGGGTGGCGCGATGA
- a CDS encoding TetR/AcrR family transcriptional regulator C-terminal domain-containing protein: MSTEDTDEGDPRRAIELLWGVSERPRRGPKPKLTTLDVVRAAVSLADADDIEAVTIRRVAELLGVSAMSLYTYVPGRAELVDLMIDHVHGELDAPEPGLVWRAALTAVAEAQWQLFHRHPWLLQVTTSRSPLGPHSFAKYENELRAVEGIGLDDVEMDAVVSLITGLVRTTARSSVDNARLVRTTGLTDAQWWERAAPVLAGIPTAGAAHHPISSRVGTAAGEAHNAAENPGYTFRFGLARLLDGIEALVSERQQ, from the coding sequence ATGAGCACGGAGGACACCGACGAAGGCGACCCGCGCAGGGCGATCGAGCTGCTCTGGGGCGTCTCGGAGCGCCCGCGCCGCGGCCCGAAACCGAAGCTGACCACCCTCGACGTCGTCCGCGCGGCCGTGTCGCTGGCCGACGCCGACGACATCGAGGCGGTCACCATCCGCCGGGTCGCCGAGCTCCTGGGCGTCTCCGCCATGTCGCTCTACACCTACGTACCCGGCCGCGCCGAGCTGGTCGACCTGATGATCGATCACGTCCACGGCGAGCTCGACGCCCCCGAGCCGGGCCTGGTCTGGCGTGCGGCGCTGACCGCCGTCGCCGAAGCGCAGTGGCAGCTCTTCCACCGCCACCCGTGGCTGCTGCAGGTCACCACCAGCCGCTCGCCACTCGGCCCGCACAGCTTCGCCAAGTACGAAAACGAGCTGCGCGCGGTCGAGGGCATCGGCCTCGACGACGTCGAGATGGACGCCGTGGTCAGCCTGATCACCGGGCTCGTCCGGACCACCGCGCGCAGCTCGGTCGACAACGCCCGGCTGGTCCGCACGACCGGCCTGACCGACGCGCAGTGGTGGGAGCGCGCCGCGCCGGTGCTGGCCGGCATCCCGACCGCCGGCGCGGCGCACCACCCGATCTCCTCCCGGGTCGGCACGGCCGCGGGCGAAGCCCACAACGCCGCGGAGAACCCGGGCTACACCTTCCGCTTCGGCCTCGCCCGCCTCCTGGACGGCATCGAAGCGCTCGTCTCAGAGCGCCAGCAGTAG
- a CDS encoding cytochrome P450: protein MTPEIDLTDLAVLTDPFTAYDQAREVSAVAKLVIPGFGPFWALTRYAEARAMLADPRFEVRAESFMRPPGIPEHCLAYMRTMAEQDGPEHLRLRRLVAPAFTPKRAAQLRPRLAAVTQGLLDALPAQAEDGVVDLVAHFARPLPMDVICELTGIPEADRPRWREYGAAVASGVGPDFATAIPAIIEGAKEAVARSRAHPGDDLIGDLVRAQDDDRLTDTELVTLVWHLVLAGQTPVNLIANAVEALLRHPDQLDLLRAEPGRWPGAVEELMRFCSPQLLTTPRFACEDVEIDGELIRAGERVTAAMVAADRDPRVFDGADRLDVTRTGPAQLGFSHGPHFCLGASIARVETEVALSLLFARFPDLALAGDVPRAPDGGTWRPARLLLAL, encoded by the coding sequence ATGACCCCCGAAATCGATCTCACGGACCTCGCGGTGCTCACCGACCCGTTCACCGCCTACGACCAGGCGCGCGAAGTGAGCGCGGTGGCCAAGCTGGTCATCCCCGGGTTCGGCCCGTTCTGGGCGCTGACCCGCTACGCCGAAGCCCGCGCGATGCTGGCCGATCCGCGCTTCGAGGTCCGGGCCGAGAGCTTCATGCGCCCGCCCGGCATCCCCGAGCACTGCCTCGCGTACATGAGGACCATGGCCGAGCAGGACGGCCCCGAGCACCTGCGGCTGCGGCGGCTGGTCGCCCCGGCGTTCACCCCGAAGCGCGCCGCTCAGCTGAGGCCGCGCCTGGCCGCCGTCACCCAGGGGCTGCTCGACGCCCTGCCCGCGCAAGCCGAGGACGGCGTCGTGGACCTGGTGGCGCACTTCGCGCGGCCGCTGCCGATGGACGTCATCTGCGAGCTGACCGGCATCCCGGAGGCCGACCGCCCGCGCTGGCGCGAGTACGGCGCCGCGGTCGCGAGCGGAGTCGGACCGGACTTCGCCACGGCCATCCCGGCGATCATCGAAGGCGCGAAGGAAGCCGTGGCGCGCAGCCGGGCTCACCCGGGCGACGACCTCATCGGCGATCTCGTGCGCGCCCAAGACGACGACCGGCTCACCGACACCGAGCTGGTCACCCTGGTCTGGCACCTGGTGCTGGCCGGGCAGACCCCGGTGAACCTGATCGCCAACGCCGTCGAGGCGCTGCTGCGGCACCCGGATCAGCTGGACCTGCTGCGCGCGGAGCCCGGACGGTGGCCGGGGGCGGTCGAGGAGCTGATGCGTTTCTGCAGCCCGCAGCTGCTGACCACGCCGAGATTCGCGTGTGAGGACGTCGAGATCGACGGCGAGCTCATCCGCGCGGGTGAGCGGGTGACCGCGGCGATGGTGGCCGCCGACCGCGATCCGCGGGTCTTCGACGGCGCCGATCGCCTGGACGTCACCCGCACCGGCCCGGCCCAGCTGGGGTTCTCGCACGGCCCGCACTTTTGCCTGGGCGCGTCGATCGCGCGGGTGGAGACCGAGGTGGCGCTGTCGCTGCTCTTCGCGCGCTTCCCGGACCTGGCCCTGGCCGGTGACGTGCCGCGCGCGCCCGACGGCGGGACCTGGCGGCCCGCGCGGCTACTGCTGGCGCTCTGA
- a CDS encoding TetR/AcrR family transcriptional regulator, with translation MVRLSRAETQERNRARVLAAARDEFAHRGFRDAKIDVIAERAELTRGAVYSNFPGKRALYFAVLADLAERAPRPATPPADPSAPDVLAAFARAWVARLPLATDSEGEDARLARDLLPEVLADEHTRRPFAQLMRVNAILLGLALERARPGRRLVRVAEAALTTLHGASQLAAAAPGFGEPFHIVTACAALLDLGLRDDWPAEPPITTQARPADDPWQPPPAVDLLTGEASKPGDGVVTVLGLHRAAAFEEAVRTGADVTAVLVTSDPGELAALARLAVADLRGCLDQAITPPARPRLRLVCDASGDLAAAAGVTAVSDATEAAVRVEGSRIVARAEGFGACHAAAVGPGPARSSGR, from the coding sequence ATGGTCAGGCTCAGCAGGGCGGAAACCCAGGAACGCAACCGCGCCAGGGTGCTGGCCGCCGCCCGGGACGAGTTCGCCCACCGCGGCTTCCGCGACGCCAAGATCGACGTCATCGCCGAACGCGCCGAGCTCACCCGCGGCGCGGTCTACTCCAACTTCCCCGGCAAGCGCGCCCTGTACTTCGCCGTCCTGGCCGACCTCGCCGAACGCGCACCCCGCCCCGCCACCCCGCCCGCGGACCCGAGCGCACCCGACGTCCTGGCCGCGTTCGCCCGCGCCTGGGTCGCCCGCCTGCCCCTGGCCACCGACAGCGAGGGCGAAGACGCCCGCCTCGCCCGCGACCTGCTGCCCGAAGTCCTCGCCGACGAGCACACCCGGCGGCCGTTCGCGCAGCTCATGCGCGTGAACGCCATCCTGCTCGGGCTCGCCCTCGAACGCGCACGCCCGGGACGGCGGCTCGTGCGGGTCGCCGAAGCCGCCCTCACCACGCTGCACGGCGCGAGCCAGCTCGCGGCCGCCGCACCCGGCTTCGGCGAGCCGTTCCACATCGTCACCGCCTGCGCCGCGCTGCTCGACCTCGGCCTGCGCGACGACTGGCCGGCGGAACCGCCGATCACCACCCAGGCCCGCCCCGCCGACGACCCCTGGCAGCCGCCGCCGGCCGTGGACCTCCTCACCGGGGAGGCGAGCAAGCCCGGCGACGGCGTCGTCACCGTCCTCGGCCTGCACCGTGCCGCGGCCTTCGAAGAAGCCGTCCGCACCGGCGCCGACGTCACCGCCGTGCTCGTCACCAGCGACCCCGGCGAACTCGCGGCACTGGCCCGCCTCGCCGTCGCCGACCTGCGCGGCTGCCTCGACCAGGCGATCACCCCGCCCGCCCGTCCCCGGCTGCGGCTCGTCTGCGACGCGAGCGGGGACCTGGCGGCGGCCGCCGGCGTCACCGCGGTCAGCGACGCCACCGAAGCGGCCGTCCGCGTCGAAGGCAGCCGGATCGTCGCCCGCGCCGAAGGGTTCGGCGCCTGCCACGCGGCCGCTGTCGGTCCCGGCCCGGCCCGTTCGTCGGGCAGGTGA
- a CDS encoding RNA polymerase sigma factor — protein MDVETAVAAAFREEWGQVVATLIRVTGDWDLAEECAQEAFALALRTWPRDGVPKRPGAWLTTAARNRATDRLRRAAVGAAKLEEAGRVHVPENTAAPDDESGVTDDRLRLIFTCCHPALATEAQVALALRTLAGLSTAEIARAFLVPEATMSQRLVRVKRKIRHARIPYRVPPAHLLPERTNAVLGVLYLTFNEGYSASAGPDLQRPDLAAEAVRLARVLAGLMPDEPEALGLLALLLLQHARRATRVGAGGELVPLEEQDRTRWDTEAITEGTQLLETALRRRRPGPYQVQAAIAACHATAARAADTDWPQIAGLYGELRKFVPSAVVELNRAIAVGMAEGPATGLALLDELDLGGYHLLPATRADFLRRLGRREEAVRSYTAARELAPTDAERAYLTRRISETLSIRGDPVRREDEPRPEETP, from the coding sequence GTGGACGTCGAGACCGCGGTCGCCGCAGCGTTCCGTGAAGAGTGGGGCCAGGTCGTGGCCACGCTCATCCGCGTCACCGGCGACTGGGACCTGGCCGAGGAGTGCGCCCAGGAGGCGTTCGCCCTCGCCCTGCGCACCTGGCCCCGCGACGGCGTCCCGAAACGGCCCGGCGCCTGGCTGACCACCGCCGCCCGCAACCGCGCCACCGACCGGCTCCGCCGCGCCGCCGTCGGCGCCGCCAAGCTCGAGGAGGCCGGCCGCGTGCACGTCCCCGAAAACACCGCAGCCCCCGACGACGAAAGCGGCGTCACCGACGACCGGCTGCGGCTCATCTTCACCTGCTGCCACCCCGCGCTGGCCACCGAAGCACAGGTCGCGCTCGCGCTGCGCACCCTCGCCGGCCTGTCCACCGCAGAGATCGCCCGCGCCTTCCTCGTCCCGGAAGCGACCATGTCGCAACGGCTCGTGCGGGTGAAGCGCAAGATCCGCCACGCCCGCATCCCCTACCGCGTCCCGCCCGCGCACCTGCTGCCCGAACGCACCAACGCCGTGCTCGGCGTGCTGTACCTGACGTTCAACGAGGGCTACTCCGCCAGCGCCGGACCCGACCTGCAACGCCCAGACCTCGCCGCCGAAGCCGTCCGGCTCGCCCGCGTCCTCGCCGGGCTGATGCCCGACGAACCCGAAGCCCTCGGCCTGCTCGCACTGCTGCTGCTCCAGCACGCCCGCCGCGCCACCCGCGTCGGCGCCGGCGGCGAGCTCGTCCCCCTCGAAGAGCAGGACCGCACCCGCTGGGACACCGAGGCGATCACCGAAGGCACGCAGCTCCTCGAGACCGCGCTGCGCCGCCGCCGGCCCGGGCCGTACCAGGTCCAGGCCGCCATCGCCGCCTGCCACGCCACCGCCGCCCGCGCCGCCGACACCGACTGGCCCCAGATCGCCGGCCTCTACGGCGAGCTGCGCAAGTTCGTCCCCAGCGCCGTCGTCGAGCTCAACCGGGCCATCGCGGTCGGCATGGCCGAGGGCCCCGCGACCGGTCTCGCCCTGCTCGACGAACTGGACCTGGGCGGCTACCACCTGCTGCCCGCCACCCGCGCCGACTTCCTGCGCCGGCTCGGCCGCCGCGAAGAAGCCGTGCGGAGTTACACCGCCGCCCGCGAGCTGGCGCCCACCGACGCCGAGCGCGCGTACCTCACGCGAAGAATTTCGGAGACGCTGTCCATCCGGGGCGATCCCGTTCGTCGGGAGGACGAACCCCGACCGGAGGAGACCCCATGA